From the Ascochyta rabiei chromosome 14, complete sequence genome, one window contains:
- a CDS encoding RNA helicase: MEPGAPPEPDSRNSLRHILAADPSMDDTGPSPSLANTPGPDDSETAAQSQDGSKTATDPEAPPHYTATTTTTRRNANGSVSSVYSGNKIKHLKKDDGIPLWRKDIQYDFLKLVFEDDTPAFTKQSDKTGGHTFADIYLDAMAKSSKCSKILKDKLLTERPAAINMAMVCLLVNVGRMNTTLNFFPEMRAQLRTYHSIPSLQAHQDPNAYKQLQDAPRLKSILKGATEDQEQPSTIDEIMSAPVPRTNPVNLIFVLSQYAPKISELHFFPPRDFFDLVMRSNLSSRSRATAFLWLMWWYLESDFSKKAADENPFGPGQYGPADDPATADFPIKCPAFDFLTPEQETAENVDTTDEKNFGEIKRKERIAILASDMAPVVTGPKRTNKKVFNQNPVFSVVADDGASTPGRDRQSTPNGSVKGRGKIGKAALERDYPSDTDRTRSASPPAKATPNMRINTLLNDDAPMSTPAPSKGTSRGNWSRSKPGTGGPRSFRSKLDANASQDGQSPSGNAPTFSGPHGFYLPLNGSDPAHKRTRPLTQHQLAVEQYRRRRVDVILDRGLRVEYKAAARRRRKANPFMRSWIRCKGMADGYDTDEESPTPGQHPQDMEVGTKTPPPMPAGLVPLDFGGEVNDHGEESYYRAKMLGRALRRLDRWENGKSGSNSRTRGQRYAEEMEDRSDDDDEDMADVEEMERREDMDSDDEDEDMERYDTSTLPPLSRVGV; the protein is encoded by the exons GGCCCTCGCCGTCGCTGGCCAACACCCCCGGGCCCGATGACAGCGAGACGGCAGCGCAGTCGCAGGACGGCTCCAAGACAGCCACGGACCCAGAGGCCCCGCCGCACTAcacagcgacgacgacgacgacgcgcCGCAATGCGAACGGCAGCGTGTCCTCGGTCTACAGCGGCAACAAGATCAAGCATCTGAAGAAGGACGACGGCATCCCCCTGTGGCGCAAGGACATCCAGTACGACTTCCTCAAGCTGGTCTTCGAAGACGACACGCCCGCCTTCACCAAGCAGTCGGACAAGACGGGCGGCCACACGTTTGCCGACATCTACCTCGATGCCATGGCCAAGAGCAGCAAGTGCAGCAAGATCCTCAAGGACAAGCTGCTGACAGAGCGCCCGGCCGCCATCAACATGGCCATGGTGTGCCTGCTGGTCAACGTGGGGCGCATGAACACCACCCTCAACT TCTTCCCCGAGATGCGCGCACAGCTGCGCACCTACCACTCGATCCCCTCCCTCCAAGCCCACCAAGACCCAAACGCCTACAAGCAGCTGCAGGATGCGCCGCGATTGAAGTCGATCCTCAAAGGCGCCACCGAGGACCAGGAGCAGCCCAGCACCATTGACGAGATCATGTCGGCGCCCGTGCCGCGAACCAACCCCGTCAACCTGATCTTCGTCCTTTCCCAATACGCGCCCAAGATCTCAGAACTGCACTTCTTCCCCCCACGCGATTTCTTTGATCTCGTCATGCGATCCAATCTcagcagcagaagcagagCCACCGCCTTCCTGTGGCTCATGTGGTGGTACCTGGAGAGCGACTTCTCCAAGAAAGCTGCAGACGAGAATCCCTTTGGGCCCGGACAATACGGTCCAGCCGACGATCCAGCCACGGCCGACTTCCCGATCAAGTGCCCCGCATTTGATTTTCTGACTCCTGAGCAGGAAACGGCAGAGAACGTCGATACCACGGACGAGAAGAACTTTGGCGAGATCAAGCGCAAGGAAAGAATAGCCATCCTGGCGAGTGACATGGCTCCTGTCGTAACAGGACCAAAGCGCACAAACAAGAAGG TGTTCAATCAGAACCCTGTGTTCTCCGTGGTTGCGGACGACGGCGCCTCGACACCTGGCAGAGACCGGCAATCCACACCAAACG GGTCTGTCAAAGGTCGTGGGAAAATAGGAAAGGCGGCCTTGGAGCGAGACTACCCTTCAGATACCGACAGGACACGCTCAGCATCACCGCCTGCAAAAGCTACACCAAACATGCGAATCAACACGCTCCTCAACGACGATGCACCCATGTCCACCCCGGCTCCGAGCAAAGGTACTAGCCGTGGCAACTGGTCCCGTAGCAAACCTGGCACTGGAGGGCCACGCAGCTTTCGCTCGAAGCTCGATGCAAACGCTTCCCAGGATGGCCAATCACCTTCTGGCAACGCACCTACCTTCTCTGGGCCTCACGGCTTCTATTTGCCTCTGAACGGCTCAGATCCAGCACACAAGCGCACGCGACCCCTGACACAACACCAATTAGCTGTCGAACAGTACCGCCGGCGACGTGTCGATGTGATTCTCGACCGTGGGCTGCGTGTCGAATACAAGGCTGCTGCGAGGCGTCGACGCAAAGCTAATCCTTTCATGCGCTCCTGGATCCGCTGTAAGGGCATGGCGGATGGCTACGACACCGACGAAGAGAGCCCCACCCCAGGTCAGCACCCTCAGGACATGGAAGTGGGTACGAAGACACCCCCACCCATGCCTGCTGGTCTTGTACCCTTGGACTTTGGCGGCGAAGTCAACGATCACGGCGAGGAAAGCTACTACCGTGCCAAGATGCTGGGTAGAGCTCTGCGCCGCCTTGATCGCTGGGAGAACGGCAAGAGCGGGAGCAACTCCAGGACAAGGGGTCAGCGATACGCGGAAGAGATGGAGGACAGaagcgacgacgacgatgaagaTATGGCTGACGTTGAAGAGATGGAGCGGAGAGAGGACATGGACTCGGACGACGAAGATGAGGACATGGAGAGGTACGACACAAGCACGCTACCACCGTTATCGAGAGTGGGTGTCTGA